One Nicotiana sylvestris chromosome 12, ASM39365v2, whole genome shotgun sequence genomic window carries:
- the LOC104221531 gene encoding uncharacterized protein, giving the protein MDATMSKTDEFISKVIDKRLAEPNTDIYAKDCLETCKSVFEDAKDAMKRTEEDVKAGNMYKANVDVSAMSTNIDTCNECATSIYGFDPEFKKFDNWAQGIASDCLDKITGQNS; this is encoded by the coding sequence ATGGATGCAACAATGTCCAAGACCGACGAATTTATTAGCAAAGTCATTGACAAACGTTTGGCTGAACCAAACACAGACATTTATGCTAAGGATTGTCTTGAGACATGCAAGTCTGTGTTTGAAGATGCAAAGGATGCAATGAAGAGGACTGAGGAAGATGTGAAAGCAGGAAATATGTACAAAGCTAATGTGGATGTTAGTGCCATGTCAACAAACATTGATACTTGCAATGAATGTGCTACTTCTATATATGGATTTGATCCTGAGTTCAAGAAATTTGACAATTGGGCACAAGGGATTGCTAGTGATTGCCTTGATAAGATTACTGGCCAAAACAGTTAA
- the LOC138883518 gene encoding uncharacterized protein, producing the protein MALFEALYGQRCHSPIGWFEPGEAKFGTDLVQDSLDKVKLIQERLHTAQSRQKSHADQKARDVSFMVGEKVLLKVSPMKGVMRFGKTGKLSPRFVGPFEVLRRVGEKYHANLSHVLDFSTIQLDESLGYEEEPVAIIDR; encoded by the exons atggctctatttgaggctttgtatggtcaGCGATGtcattctcctatcgggtggtttgagcctggtgaggctaagtttgGTACAGACCTGGTGCAAGATtccttggacaaggtaaagttgattcaggagaggcttcacacagctcagtccagacagaagagtcacgcggatcagaaggcgcgtgatgtatcattcatggttggtgagaaggttctcttgaaggtCTCGccgatgaaaggtgttatgagattcgggaagacgggcaagttgagcccaaggtttgttggcccatttgaggtgttgaggagagttggggag AAGTATCACGCCaacttgtcccatgtgttagacttcagtactattcagttggatgagagtctgggttatgaggaggagccagttgccattattgatagatag
- the LOC104221534 gene encoding uncharacterized protein, which produces MALHNQILLLISLSFLVFQLNIATPSPSPAPISYISSSPNGSPSTQNVEIPTNDQVSLGNKDAVNHYVDSLMEKTVSKTENFIDSVVEKRLSDPAADPFAKDCLLVCKEVYENAVDAMKKTIEDVNRGSYYSANVDLSALTTDLETCMDCIKEIYGDDQEFMSFDDWAGKITEDALEKIVGFSS; this is translated from the coding sequence ATGGCTCTACATAACCAAATCTTGCTTCTcatttccctttcttttcttgtttttcaactCAACATTGCTACCCCCAGCCCCTCCCCTGCCCCTATTTCTTACATTTCTTCATCACCAAATGGATCACCATCCACACAAAATGTTGAAATTCCAACAAATGATCAAGTTTCACTTGGAAACAAAGATGCTGTAAACCATTATGTTGATTCCTTAATGGAAAAAACAGTGTCTAAGACAGAAAATTTCATTGACAGCGTTGTCGAAAAACGATTGTCTGATCCAGCAGCAGATCCTTTTGCTAAAGACTGTCTTTTGGTATGCAAAGAAGTGTACGAGAATGCAGTTGATGCAATGAAAAAAACCATTGAAGATGTTAATAGAGGATCTTATTACAGTGCTAATGTTGATCTTAGTGCTTTGACTACTGATTTAGAAACTTGTATGGATTGTATTAAGGAGATATATGGTGATGATCAAGAATTCATGTCATTTGATGATTGGGCAGGCAAAATTACTGAAGATGCCTTGGAAAAAATTGTGGGCTTTAGCAGTTAA